A segment of the Canis lupus baileyi chromosome 21, mCanLup2.hap1, whole genome shotgun sequence genome:
ATCACTCGACTGAGTGGCATCAAGCCCCAGCTGGAAAGCAGGAAGTCAGGGTGAGGGGCAGCTTTTGGGGCAGCCCATCAGAGACCCTGACTAGGAGGGTGCCTTCCCTGGCCTTCAGGGCAGGAATTTCATCAGGAGCCGCTGCAGGCCAGGCAGGGCTCCTCAGGTGGGCCCCCTCTGGCCCTAAAGTTTCCACTGGCCATCTCCCCCTTGTAAGTCCTGGGCCTCACTGGTGGTGAGTGGGTGGGGACTATCATGGTTGCCGTGGGATATCTGATGGCAGGAGCCTCAGCCACAGCCTGGAATTGCTGTGCGGTGCTGTTGCTGACGGCCGCTATCTGCTCCAAGGTAGTAGATGAGTATAGCTGAAGCCTGGCCCCCACTTCCCTGGCCGGCAGTGGGGAGCTGGGATCCTTCCCCTGCAACAGGAACAAGAAGAGAGGCTTCTCAGCCCCCCACTTCTCCCCATGctagggaaggggagagaggaaggggagttgccagcctcagtttccctggccACCCAGGTAAGTGTGCACCGGCCACCTTACTGCAATGCAGGCCTTGATTCAGTAGGCCCCAGGCTCTGCACCTGTAACCGTGCTCAGCTGACGTCAGACCAGCTGGGTGGCAGGGCCCTGGCGGGCATGGCCTACTATGGAGAAAAGGGGGCGGGCTTCAAAGGGAGAATTTGAATCTGCAGCTTCTAAAAGGTTTGTGTTCTTGAACAACTGACCTGACCTCTCTGAAcccctgtttccttatctgtaagatggggaaaATGACCCCAACCTTGCCAAGCCCAGGGGGATGCCTGCACCCAGAGAGGCCCCAGGGCTCTGCGCTGAGATGGTGGGTGAGCACCCAGCCCAGTGACTGCAGCAACCAGTTAGCCTGGCAGATGGGTCACAAAATCCCACATCACACACATCCAGGAAAGCTCATGCTCGTGCTTGGCAGGCTCATCCAGGATGAGGATAGCCCAGTTCACGAGAACCCAGCCCGGTGCCTGAGCCCCGACTAACCTTTTCTCTCCACTATTTTCCATTCCTGATTCCTATTGTGTGTTGTTCCTGAGGCACCGTAGCTGGAAAGATCCTAAGACCAGCCCAAGCTGTTCTCTTACAGATGTAGAAACAGGCCCGGAGGGGAAGggcttgcccaaggacacacaggaAACCAGGAGCCAAGCTAAGGCTGAAGCCGGCGTTGCCTGCTCCCGAGTGGGGTTTCTCAGCGGATCTCATAGCCTCTGGCTTCACCCTTAAAGCTCCTGAAGCTTCCCTGCCATCtgtctctccccagccccagatGAACTTGGGAACCAACGTGAAGTAAGCAACTGCTCTGCCTGCTACCACTGGGTCACTGCCAAGCCCCTGGGACCTgctgtttctctgcctcctgtGCTGCAAGAGGTGGGGATGGCTTATGCCCGGCGAGGGTGGAGGGGGCAGCCCACAGCTCCACAGCTGGGAGCCCGTTTGCCCAGGCACAGTGTCAGGCTGCAGAGGGAGCTCACAGCTGATTGCTGCTCTCCTCACACCTGCCTTTTGGCTGGAAGGttgcgggtgggggaggggccgggggaggggtgGTTGCTGAATCCTGGGTGCAGGTACTTCCCAGGACCAGCCCACAATCCCAGTTCTCGGCCTGACCCCCAGCTGGTCTCTTGCTGCTGttgcctctgcctggaatgctggGTGGACTCCCCTAGTTGCTCTCCTGGGTCCCCCTCTTCCCTACAGGACAGGCACTTCCACCTGAGGGTGTTCGTCGAAGTGGTCCTGCCCAATGGCCACGTTGCTGGAACACAAGAAGTCACTCTGATTTGTCCTAAACCTGGCCACGCCTGGACTCTGGCCCCCTGCCTGGCGCCATAGGCATgggcttctccctttccacccCTCGTGcccagcccctccaccccaccccagggcacGGCTTTGTCCGCTCAGCCCCTGCCTTGCTGTCCCTCGGACCTGGACCCACCACCCAATCCCACCCAGGCTCAACCCCAGTGGGGCACCCTGGAACGCAGGGGGTTGACAAGCTACCCCACGCAGGTACATAGGCCTCCTCTGTGAGTACATACTGCGTCTGGGCTTTCTGGAACGGCGAGTGACCCCTTCGCCCTTGACCGGGCTGAGGAAGCCAACTCCCTCCATGTCCGTGGCCTGCGTGGCCATTTCCTATGTCCTCCCCCTTCAGTCACTTCCCCAGGTCGGCCTCCAATGCAGGACCAGTGTCGGGTGGCCTCCAGGCACTTCCCCTGCAGAGTAAGGAGAGGTTCCAAGGAAGCCTGTCAGCAGGCTGGTTGCTGCTATGACAACAGCGGAGGGGTTCCCCGTTACTATGGCAACATAGGAATAACTCTCCACACCTGAATCCTGAAGGGTACAGggcttcccccagcccctcccctcgcGCCAGAGCTGTGTCCCTCACACCTGCTTTTAGGAGAGCCTGAGCCCCAAAATGGCTGCAAAGGGGACCTCTGGATGGGGTCCAGAGGAGCTGGACGGCCCGGAACCAGAAACAAATCTGTCTTTACATGCAGTCCTCTATCTTCAGTCTACAGCATCACAgttgttggtttgtttggttttttaaggtttgttttgttctgtcttactaatctctacacccaacctggggctcgaactcatgaccccaagaccaagagtctcACGCTCTTCCAACTGGGCCAGCCCAAGGCCCCTGGAACAGTCCAGTTTACAGATAAAATCCTACTtctttagttcatttttgttGTCATGAGGAGAAAACCTGGTCCATCGAGGGGTTACTAGAGCCAACACCGGCACAACGAGCAAGGAAGAGAACCCAGATCTCCGAAGTCCCAGGGCACTTCAGTACGGTGGCCCAGCCTGCCCCCCGTGTCTGGGCTGCACGAACACTAACCCCGAGCGCCTGATAGGCCTCTTTGATATGCCTTTGTCCCAGCAACTGTTCAGTGCTTCACCGGACAGTTTGAGCAGGACAAAGTGGCCACTTTGTCCTGGCGGTACCCCAAGAAACAGCCTTGGCACACGGGATCACGCTGGCCCATATCCACATGCTCTACaccccctccagctgctcccagACTGGAGCTGGGGTCTTTCGTGTTCTTCCACTTCCTGCTCACCCACTGTGGGCCACAGTCCAGGTAGGAGGGGGTGGCCACGGGCTGGCACCCAGGACTTCCCCCTGGGAGGGCCTCACCCAGCTGTCATCCCCCCCAGGTGGCCGGCAACCAGCTTGTCCTTGGGAACCAGCTGGTGTCTGACCTTGACGTCCGAATGGGCCACAGGGCTCCGTCATGCAGGATGGCACCTTCTGTGAGGGGGAGCCTGCTGAGAACAGGCCACGCTGTGGGCCTGGGTGTGAAGGGGGCGCAGGTGAGTTTAGGACAGGTTTTGGAGCCATCTGAGCTGGGGTCCCAACTCTGTTAGCTGCTGTGTGGTCTCAAGAGAGCCCTTGGGCACTTCCCTGGCCTCCCCTACCAGACAGGGGGAATGGCCCTGCCTCAggtctgatggggggggggggggtctgcccACACCTGGCAGGCAGAAGCTACCACAGTGGGCGAGTAAGCTGGGGTCCTCAGGACCATTTGCCTTTGTCCCTCCAAGAACCATGCTCGGAAACTAAGCCGCAAGCATCCCCCTCAAGGCCCATGGAGACAGCGGAGGCTATGAGTGTGGTTGTAGCTGCCTCTTCCTTTCAGAGGTCACGAAGCCACAGATGAGGCAGGAGATACCTGGGCGGAAGCTCTCTGGGGCTGTGCTGGAAGCAGGAGCTGAGGGAGGGCCTCTGGTGGAAAGGGGCCCCTGGGACCTGCAGACTGTGGTGGCAGGAGCACCCCGGTACCTAGGATGCCACGGGGGGTGCCCCAAGGGCACCTGTGCTTGTCCCACCTGCCTTTGGAGTACAGGGGCCCCAGCACCAACTCTTAGCTGCTCACCCTGTCAGGTAGACCTAATACTTCTGTACGAAAAATGTCCTGTGTGACCCCAGCTGGGTGCCAAGGTGTCTTTCTCCCCACCTACCTGCCACGAGGGCCAGGTGGGTTGCCCGTGTGCCGGCCCAGATGTCTTTTGCTTTAAAATCCTAAGTACCTACGGGCCAGGGGTGGGAAGGATGCACCTGCAGCCCTGTAGACCCTGGGATTTATGAGCTGGGGGAGCTAGCCAAAACTGAACTCggctccagggctgcccaggggagGAGCGTGACGGGACACCTGCTGTAGCTGGCAGGGGTAAGCGGACAGCTCCTCGGACCAGGCCTTCAGGTGCATGCCAGGCCCAGTCTCTAGCTGCAGGGCGTCTTCCCCATGGACCGCCTCTCAGGTAAAGGGAGAGCGCTTAGGAGCCAGAGGTAAAGGGCGACGGGGATAGCGTGAGGTCAGCTTCCCAAGCAGAACACGGTGTGCTGGGCATGGCCCTGCACTTGAGAGTGTGTGGCATCACGTAGGCTAGCAGGCAACCCCAGTCCCCATGGCTGCCACCCACCACTGCCAGGACGGTGGCACCACAGGGCGCTGTCTGACCAGCCTGAGCTGTCCTGGGCCACGacaggggcaggggtgtggggtcCCGTAGCGTGGGCTCAGTGGTGCCAGACCAGGCCCTGTTCGTTGCATCCATGGAGCGGGTGTCCAGCTTGCCAAGCAGAGATCCTGATGCTGGGTCTcgtcctccccccgccccacccctgcatACTCTGGCCCTTGACCTCAGGCTTCACCTGTGCTGCATCTTCAATGCCAGTGGCTTCCTGCTGCTCCAGGTGTCCATCTCTCCACGGCCCCCACCAGCCCCCGTGTCACCATCCAGCCCCTGTGGCTCCAGCTCCAATCACCAAGGGTACGGGGTCCCTAGGCCTTCTGTGCTGGCCCTGCTCCCCCACACTCAGCCCACGGAGGTTTATAGGCCCCTCGCCCTGCAGAGGAGACTTTCTGCTCCTACTAAGAGGAGAGGGACTACCCCAACATTAGGCTGCCCTGCAAGCCTGTCCCTGTGGGAGTCCGGCTCCTGAGAGCACAGACCCCAGTCTGGTCCTGCTGCTGCACCAGTGCTGGGCCTCTGCCGGTGCCTGCCCCTTCCAGCAGCCTCAGTGGCCCGTCCTATCAGACAGATGAGTGGCAGGGGATGTTTCTGCTGCCCCAGGGTGTCACTCCGCCTACCTCCCCGATCCCCCTGCTGCCTACTTGGCCACTTTCTTTCCCAGGTGTCCTTTTGACAGGAACAGCTACAGGACCCAAGTGGTACCCCTGGACAGGGCAGAGGTGTCCTTCTCCTCCCACTGCCAGTGCTTCACTGTGACCACCTTCGCCCTCCCAGACCCTGGTTCCCAGAGGACCCTCAGGAGACGGAAGAAACCCCGTGTGCCTCTTCCTGCCTATTCCCCATCTGTTCCGTGTCAGCCGGTTCCCAAAGCTCTCCAGCATTCTGAGACCTGTAGCTGACCCAGCTCCCCAGATGGGGCTTCGTGGGGGATGCTCAGCCCAGAGGCAACCCGTAAAGCattgagaaggaggaaggaaagtggATGCCACCAACCCTAAATCTGAATCCTGGCCACAGTGCTCTAGAGTGACTTTGCTTCTGACTCTAGAAACAGCGTGTTTGACGTAAATCTCTTCTGAAAATGTATAATCCAGCAGCTTCTCTGGTGGGTAAACAAACTTAGggtatatatttagattttctacaGAACACACAAACAGGCACCAGCTACCCTATAACTTGTTCCCCTGAGCAGTACCTCTCTCTCCTATTACTACACACAGACCCCTGTACTCTGATATAGCTGCACGTTATTATACCAGATGTGGGCAGGCTTCACGGGTTAGCACTGGTAGGGGGgcttaactctctctctctctctctctaccggGCTCTCCTGGAGCCCGCAGACCCCCCACTTGCTGGACAGAGGCACATCTGTTGGCTGGGCCTCCAGGGGCTGAGTCAGCCCCAcccactcctcctgcttctgcccctTCGGGGAGCTGCCCCTGGCCTTGTTTCTGGAAGCAGGGGTAACCTGTCCCCTGTTCTCCGCTCCATGTGTCCCTGCAGCCCTGTGAAGTCCCGCCTCCTGAGAGGCCAGAACTCCTGGGATTGGTGGGGGGCTCTGCAGTTAGGTGAGCACTGGGGGAGCACACAAAAAGGCTGGGGCTCCACCATGCGCAGTGCTGCTGCCTGCCAGGAACTCTTCTGCAGACCCGAGCCATCAGGAAGGAGGAAAGCAGGTTCCACGTGGTGAGGCAACACCGGTTGGGTCTGAGCCTCAGCAGGAGGGGCTGCAGTCTTCACACTGGTCCACGTAGCCAGGCCTCAACCTGCCTGCTTGGCTGGACTTGGCCTAGGTCCTGGGTCCCTGCCCTGGTGCTTCCTCCAGTGGGTCACAGCCAGCCCCGTGCCCTGAGCTTCTCTTCCCACCAGGTTTACTTCTGCAGCCCCTCAGCCTGCTCCTGCTCAGGTCTGGAGACCTGCTCCATGATGTGCTGCTTGGGGCCTGCAAGTGAGTCTAGGGAAAGGACCCTGGAGAGGGTCTTCGTTCCTATGTCTGCAGGCCTGTTCCCGGCTTCTGGGAAACCAGGGGCTGCAGACTAGCCCCAGATGCACAGGGCCACGACAACCCTATGCTCCCTGTGGCATCGCTATAAGGCCCCAGAACCTCGTGAGCTCTCCAGACCCAGTGAGCCTTGAGGGTTCCTACAGGCAGGAGCCTCTACCATGGCCCACAGGTGCCAGGGCTGTGTGCTGCCAGGGGACACTCAGCCATAGCGCAGACCAGAGGTGGTATAACAGCAGTCAGCAGGGAACTAAGCGAAGAGATGCAGCCCGCCCTATCTGCGGCAGGGCAGCGGCAGCTCTGCGGGTGTGACCACCAAGGTCCAGCGGCACAGAGACTGCTGGAGAGGCCCCACTCTGCCTTGCAAGCCCTCAAACCCCCTCTCTCCTGCAGGCTCCTCCAGGATTGCCAACCAGGGGCCTCTCCCCTGGGTGGTCCTCCTGCTGGTGGCTGTCGCCCTGGTCCTAGGGGTTGGCATTTCCATGGGCCTAAGCCAGGCCAAGCCCAGAAGCTCCAGGAAGGCCAGAGAgggtgaataaaataaataaaccataatCTCAAGCCTACTGAGCATGTGTGACAAGGCCTTGACCCTGTGCCTTGACCCTGTGTGGGGGTTCCTGGGCTCTGGCCTGCTCCATCTTTTTGGTCTTTAGGATCTTGATCCTCTATGGAGACTCCCAAGCCAGGTTGCTTCATGACAACCCTGGCTCTGGctcttactggctgtgtgatatTGTGTTACTGAACtttctgggcctgtttcctcatctgtaaaatgggggtaataccCACCCCCACAGGGGTGTTGGATGAAAGAAACTAACAAGAATCCTTAGAATGGTATATAACAGccagcatttactgagtgctatTGATTAGAATTTTTTCCCCTGCCCCAAACTTAAtgcttacttttttgttttgttttaatacgAAGACCAGTTTATAGCCCAGATAAAGAGGGGCTGGGGAAGTGCTGCCTGTTAGGCTTTTCTAGTGGAGGCAGCAGAATAGAACACTCGGCCAGAAGGTCCAGACACTTGCTCTGGAGGTTAGCTGTGTAGCTTCCCTTATCTGGGCCCATCTTCCCATCTGTGACTAGGGAGAGCCAGTTCTGTTCACCTTCTTGGCTCGGAAGGGAGGGGAGCCCCAGGCTGGACTCCTCAGGGCTCGTGTGAAATCATCATGATTCTGAGCTTGGTGGTGGTTGGAGGAGCCAGGCTGGcttccaggtgaggtcagggAGCTGGTTCTTCTGACCAGCCCCAACTCTTCTTCTTACCAGCGCCTTCAGCGTCCAAGCCCACGTAAGCATCTGGAGCAGCGTGGGAGGGCAGTTCTATGAATCGTGCCGATGCTGTGTTTGAACAAAGTGTGATTGTATAGATACCAAGTGGAATCACATTATGTAACTAACTTATCTCCGGGGTTTGTTTTTCTACCACAAAGGTAGACATCTTGTATTATTTCCTATCACTTTTAATAGACGCCTTCTCATCCATGTTGCGGTTAAACCGTGATGTGTTTTACCTCCCTTTGATGGAAACCAAATCTATTATTGGTGCTTAACACAGCTTATCCTCACTTAAGCATGTAAATTCTTTGTACATTATCTTCTCAGAAGAAGCCTGTAGAAGGGGTACAGTTTGGTCCAGCAGTCCTGTAGGGCTCTATAGCAGCACAGGGCGCTGGTTCCCTACCCCTCAGCCTTGCCACCACAGATCAGTGTCGTGCTAATAAAGCTTTGCCACATGAGTATCCTAAGCCAAATAGCATTGCTGATCTAAACTATACCTTTGggggtacctgactggctcagtgggtggggCATGAACTCGATCGCAGGATTGGGAGTTCgaccccactttgggtgtagagattacttaaaatcttcaaaaaataaagctactctcTTAAATAACATACCTCTTTGATTAGAAGACAAGCATCTTTATAGCCACTTGGGTCTTGTAaactgcctctctgtgtctcttatctGCTCCCCTGATCACTCTCTGTTTGCAGAGAGCTCTCCCAAGTCCGGGGGGCAGCATCTTCATCTTACGGATTTCCTGCCCAATCAGCCTTCCACCTTTTCTTCTGTGGAGCTCTTCCATCTTGTTGTTCCAGAGGATTATGCAGCCATAATTTTCCCTCACACTGTTATCTGTGAATATGGCAAACACCATATTACCCTACATAATTACAAAAGTATCCATTTGCTTTTTGCTACTGACATGGCAGTTCAGGGGTTTCTCTCCTACTATCAAGTGTACACAggtaaagaattttaagaacttTGGTAATCAGTCCTTGTACACAGATTTTATAAATACTTCTATGTCTGAGGGTTCAGTTTGCAGAAacaaatgtccaaaatatatgaaCAGTGAGGGTCATTGCCGCTGTAGGTCCCCTTGCTCTCCCCGGAGAGAACCATCTCAGCTTTGACTTTCCTAGATCACAAAATCTagtccaaattttgcccagtgTAAAACTTCTTCCCTCCCCTAAGCTACCTCCTAACTCAAGCAGGAACCTGAGCCTTCAGAAAAGTTGGGTCAGCCCTGATGCGGATGATAACAAACCATTTGTGCCGACCTTTGGCAGGAAGCAGAGCTGCTTAGGGGCCTCTCAGGTTTGCACTCTTCCTGCCCTTCTGGGGAGGGGACGTAAGGGCTGTGGCTGCAGTGAGGGTAGGACCTGAAGGACTCCCCTACCACTCCACCTACCCCTGCGCTCCCTCCCTCGCACTTACATTATGGCTGAGATCAGGTCCACCTACTTTGCCTGCAAGGAAGGGGGAGGACACTTCACAGCCTGTTACTTCAGCTCTGGTAAAACTTTGACTCCCTAAAGTGTGGCCGCATGCCCACGTAGCTCTGTAAGGACATCTCCTATAAAAATGCCACTTCTATTCCAGCAGCAGGAAGACTACATGCCCGGGTCAATCTTCAGAAGTAAACTAAAATGCCATATTATATAcactttaaaaacatgtttaaatcATTGCTGAGCAATACGGggattgggggcagggggaagcttGCACAGAGGCCAAAAATAAAGTCTGAGAAATAAAACCAGCTTCTATTCTGGGCCTTCTGCAGAACCCTGGCGACCTCGACCTTCTGGTTTAATGAGGGACTACGGGTCAAGCCCAGAGCCTGCCAAAGGTGGGGACTCCAGATCAGGGCACGCTATGGAAGCTGGGGCTTCAGAGGGCAAGAGTGATGGAGAAACAAGCCCACTGCACAGAGAGGGGCAGTAAGGGGTCTTGCCTATCACGATCTCTGTGCTGGATAGtttgaaacaacaaaaagcaCTCCCCCGAGAATTACAATTCCTTCTTCTCTGGTGTGTGTGGTCCAAATTCTTAGACTGGGGCAGAGGTGGGAATGCTCAAACTTTCAATCAGAGAAAGCTCCATGGCTGAGCTTGAAGTGATCCCTGGGCTTCAGGCAGGAGCAAATGCAAATCCTgcctgaaaaaaaatgtgatttcaaaCAATCTCAAAGAATTCTCATAGTCACAATAAAATCAGCACTTtacaaaccaaaatcaaaagacaCTACGGAATGAAAAGATAAAGCACAAACTGGGAAGACAGTTGCAACACCCGGACAAAGgattggtattaaaaaaaaaaaaaagtatatgtatagATCTGCACGTATAcaactacaaatcaataagaaaaagacaagccaggggacctgggtggatcagtcagttaagctctgccttctgctcaggtcatggtcccagggtcctggggttgaaccccatgttggacacccggctcagcagggagcctgcctttccctctttgTCTGCCTCtcgccctgctcatgctctctctctctcaaataaataaaatcttgggaaacaaaaacaaaaagacaagccaAATAACAAAGCAGGCAATTTGTGAAAGATAAATTGCCTAGATGTGGATGAAGACGTTCAACCTCATTAGTAATCATGAATATGAAAATTAAACTTCAGGTAGCATAATATACCCACCAGACTAGcaacaatttaaaaagtcagCAAATACTAAGGGCTAGTAAAGGGTATTAAAGACAGGAATGCTCATCCACATGGTAAATCACAGTATAGACTGATACAACCATGTTAGTAAAGAGCTTCTCATTACCTATAgtattatctgtaaaataaatccCCTCCTAAGTTAATATCCTGGGAAAAACCACTGCTCCAGAATGTTCACAGGAATGTTGtttattattgaaaaattagaaataatctgtAGGTCTGTTAACAATAGGACATATCAATGCATTG
Coding sequences within it:
- the ZP1 gene encoding LOW QUALITY PROTEIN: zona pellucida sperm-binding protein 1 (The sequence of the model RefSeq protein was modified relative to this genomic sequence to represent the inferred CDS: inserted 4 bases in 3 codons; deleted 2 bases in 1 codon; substituted 3 bases at 3 genomic stop codons), which gives rise to MAAKGTSGWGPEELDGQSGHFVLAVPQETALAHGITLAHIHMLYTPSSCSQTXELGSFVFFHFLLTHCGPHCHPPQVAGNQLVLGNQLVSDLDVRXGPQGSVMQDGTFCEGEPAENRPRCGPGCEGGAEVTKPQMRQEIPGRKLSGAVLEAGAEGGPLVERGPWDLQTVVAGAPRGRGVGSRSVGSVVPDQALFVASMERVSSLPSRDPDAGSRPPPAPPLHTLALDLRLHLCCIFNASGFLLLQVSISPRPPPAPVSPSSPCGLXAPRPAEETFCSYXEERDYPNIRLPCKPVPVGVRLLRXTDPSLVLLLHQCWASAGACPFQQPQWPVLSDRXVAGDVSAAPGCPFDRNSYRTQVVPLDRAEVSFSSHCQCFTVTTFALPDPGSQRTLRRRKKPRVPLPAYSPSVPCQPVPKALQHSETWGLQVSLGKGPWRGSSFLCLQACSRLLGNQGLQTSPRCTGPRQPYAPCGIAIRPQNLVSSPDPVSLEGSYRQEPLPWPTGARAVCCQGTLSHSADQRWYNSSQQGTKKRCSPPYLRQGSGSSAGVTTKVQRHRDCWRGPTLPCKPSNPLSPAGSSRIANQGPLPWVVLLLVAVALVLGVGISMGLSQAKPRSSRKAREGE